A genomic region of Mesobacillus jeotgali contains the following coding sequences:
- a CDS encoding 3-hydroxyacyl-CoA dehydrogenase, with protein sequence MKMSEARAIVTGGASGLGEATVRRIVEQGGKAAILDLSVERGDALVEELGEQTVFIKTDVTSEEEVSNAINKAIESFGLINTVVNCAGVGVAGKLLSRKGVHSLDMFSKVISINLIGTFNVIRLASEQMSKNEANELGERGVILNTASVAAFDGQIGQAAYSASKGGVVGMTLPIARELAAYGIRVMTIAPGLFHTPMFDSLPEEARDSLGKMVPFPQRLGYPEEYAQLAESILTNPMLNGETIRLDGAIRMQPK encoded by the coding sequence ATGAAAATGAGTGAAGCAAGAGCGATTGTTACAGGCGGAGCGTCTGGATTAGGAGAAGCGACTGTCAGGAGGATTGTAGAGCAAGGGGGAAAGGCTGCGATACTTGATTTGTCAGTGGAACGAGGCGATGCTCTCGTCGAAGAACTTGGGGAACAAACAGTTTTTATAAAAACTGATGTAACGAGTGAGGAAGAAGTATCGAATGCAATCAACAAAGCGATTGAATCATTCGGATTGATTAACACGGTTGTGAACTGTGCTGGGGTTGGAGTTGCCGGCAAGCTGTTATCACGAAAAGGTGTCCATTCCCTGGACATGTTTTCAAAAGTGATTTCCATCAACTTGATCGGAACCTTCAATGTCATCAGGCTCGCTTCAGAGCAGATGTCGAAAAACGAAGCGAATGAACTTGGTGAGCGGGGTGTCATCCTAAATACAGCATCTGTGGCTGCGTTTGACGGCCAGATCGGGCAGGCTGCCTACAGCGCTTCGAAAGGAGGAGTTGTCGGTATGACACTGCCGATTGCAAGGGAGCTTGCTGCATATGGCATAAGGGTCATGACAATTGCCCCTGGTTTATTCCACACCCCGATGTTCGATTCGCTGCCTGAAGAAGCAAGGGACTCGCTTGGTAAAATGGTGCCATTCCCGCAGCGGCTTGGTTATCCCGAGGAATATGCCCAGCTTGCTGAAAGCATCCTGACAAATCCAATGCTGAATGGCGAAACAATCCGTCTGGATGGAGCCATCCGCATGCAGCCGAAATAA
- a CDS encoding LysM peptidoglycan-binding domain-containing protein: MTTKFVRIFILLLLATGVSFPQFASAMAEVTSFSQSSGTVAFQGNSVPGYVTFELKTSEPTRGYILAVGNGIQTKINLSTMDYKTVHKMDWVPWDDTKKIPLPAGEYQLKAYMTDQGYNQISGYPLGKLTVVSETSPKPLFDQVAINPAVFAPKYGGASTVQIPFNLNRPAEVQLSIWQNGSEIYAGSKMKLLPGSHSVSWNGTDKAGRIVADGNYDVHFKYIETAYNYPATTQSAQKAGAVTVKDGDYNIPQWRLKEVVKDAVFTSDVISPDGDGVNDTVTGQFTLAEPAKVSIYIANAAGAHMKNLVTEQPFQAGTHTFVWDGTDFMGSKAVNGNYFVKVMVIEGANAGYISFADSVRFEGGYEFKALQPEKRVRVIAETAKLSVYPMDQGYTAVKGDTFPLMSETIENGKYQVLVKEGVSGTINVNDVELVVETTVPTVPNTMEYTVVSGDTLWKIAAKFNTTISEIVALNNLDPNKYLYIGQKLQVPATVSPEPTPQPVIHTVQTGDTLWKIAQKYGKTIDAIVKANNLDPAKYLYIGQKITIPSSTTTPEPPLVQPVIHTVVSGDTLWKISVKYGTTIDAIVKANNLDPAKYLYIGQKITILR; the protein is encoded by the coding sequence GTGACAACAAAATTTGTTAGAATATTCATACTTTTACTTCTGGCAACTGGGGTTTCCTTCCCGCAATTCGCTTCTGCGATGGCGGAAGTGACTTCCTTCAGCCAGTCATCAGGAACGGTTGCTTTTCAGGGAAACAGTGTACCAGGTTATGTTACTTTCGAACTGAAAACAAGCGAACCAACCCGCGGGTATATTTTAGCAGTGGGCAATGGCATCCAGACAAAAATCAATCTATCCACGATGGATTATAAAACAGTTCATAAAATGGATTGGGTGCCTTGGGATGATACAAAGAAAATTCCGCTCCCAGCTGGGGAATACCAATTGAAGGCTTATATGACAGACCAGGGATACAACCAGATCAGCGGCTATCCGCTTGGAAAGCTGACGGTTGTCTCTGAGACAAGTCCAAAGCCATTGTTCGATCAGGTGGCAATTAATCCGGCAGTGTTTGCTCCAAAATACGGCGGAGCGTCAACAGTCCAGATTCCTTTCAATCTTAATCGACCGGCCGAAGTGCAACTGAGCATTTGGCAAAACGGCTCCGAAATTTACGCAGGCAGTAAAATGAAGCTGCTTCCTGGCAGCCATTCTGTTAGCTGGAACGGAACAGATAAAGCTGGCCGAATTGTCGCGGATGGAAATTATGATGTCCACTTCAAGTATATTGAGACAGCATACAACTATCCAGCTACGACACAGTCAGCACAGAAAGCAGGCGCGGTTACAGTCAAAGATGGCGATTATAATATCCCGCAATGGAGACTGAAAGAGGTCGTAAAGGACGCTGTCTTCACTTCTGATGTCATCAGTCCGGACGGCGATGGTGTTAACGACACTGTTACTGGACAATTTACATTGGCAGAGCCGGCAAAGGTATCCATTTATATTGCGAATGCCGCAGGCGCGCATATGAAAAATCTCGTTACTGAACAGCCATTCCAGGCGGGAACCCATACTTTTGTATGGGACGGAACCGACTTTATGGGAAGCAAAGCGGTTAACGGAAATTACTTTGTTAAAGTTATGGTGATCGAAGGAGCGAATGCAGGCTATATCTCTTTCGCGGACTCAGTGCGGTTTGAAGGCGGCTATGAGTTCAAAGCGCTCCAGCCTGAAAAACGTGTCAGGGTGATTGCGGAGACAGCGAAGCTTTCTGTCTATCCAATGGACCAAGGCTATACCGCTGTAAAAGGTGATACCTTCCCGCTCATGTCAGAAACAATCGAGAATGGCAAGTATCAGGTACTAGTCAAGGAAGGTGTGTCAGGAACAATCAATGTAAACGATGTTGAGCTTGTTGTTGAAACGACTGTACCAACAGTACCAAACACAATGGAATACACTGTTGTCAGTGGTGACACTCTCTGGAAAATCGCAGCTAAATTCAACACGACCATTTCAGAAATTGTCGCCCTGAACAATCTTGATCCAAATAAATACTTGTATATTGGACAAAAGCTACAAGTACCGGCGACAGTTTCACCTGAACCAACACCGCAGCCTGTTATCCACACGGTGCAAACAGGTGATACTCTCTGGAAAATTGCCCAGAAATATGGCAAAACAATTGATGCCATTGTAAAGGCGAACAATCTTGACCCAGCCAAGTACCTGTATATCGGCCAAAAAATCACGATTCCATCTTCAACTACAACTCCAGAACCACCACTAGTCCAGCCTGTCATCCACACAGTTGTCAGTGGTGACACGCTTTGGAAAATCAGTGTTAAATATGGAACAACAATCGATGCAATCGTGAAAGCGAATAATCTAGACCCGGCCAAGTATCTATACATTGGCCAAAAAATTACGATTCTACGCTAG